Proteins co-encoded in one Kribbella qitaiheensis genomic window:
- a CDS encoding pyridoxal phosphate-dependent decarboxylase family protein translates to MDETNAWVRGLFRRAADHAADYRESVGERRVGASEGFAEVLAGFLRPLGSAGRPAVEVVDELVRIADSGLVSSTGPRYFGFVVGGALPAATAAEMLAAGWDQNAWNSALSPTSAAAEQAAGDWLKELLGLPANASAGFVTGAQAANTVALAAARNHVLAQVGWDVEANGLNGAPKVRILAGDERHATIDRSLRLLGFGTNSLELVRTKANGVIDLDDLRARLAGNQDPLIVCLQAGNVNTGATDALTEACQIVRHHSIPAAPHLASAGGTATVDGDTSSAATAGHAADADAAATTGTAADAGNAATAGHAADADAAATTGSAADAGGAAAGRRAGWVHVDGAFGLWAAVGAGVRDQVAGVELADSWGCDGHKWLNLPYDSGFVFTAHPESHYAALALTASYMVDSGEREPGDYAMESSRRARGLAVWAGLQELGRDGVSAVVDRCCALARRFAGQLEAAGCEIGNEVVLNQVLVSFGSDAETDRVIAAVQDEGVCWMGGTTWRNRRYMRISVSNHLTTESDVDRSIQSILTAHSA, encoded by the coding sequence GTGGATGAGACGAATGCATGGGTGCGAGGGCTGTTCCGGCGGGCGGCGGATCATGCGGCCGACTATCGGGAGTCGGTGGGCGAGCGGCGGGTCGGGGCGAGCGAGGGATTCGCGGAGGTGCTGGCGGGCTTCCTGCGTCCGCTTGGATCCGCCGGGCGACCGGCTGTCGAGGTGGTCGACGAGCTCGTCCGGATCGCCGACAGCGGGCTGGTGTCGAGCACCGGGCCGCGGTACTTCGGCTTCGTCGTGGGCGGCGCGCTGCCCGCCGCCACAGCAGCCGAGATGCTGGCCGCCGGCTGGGATCAGAATGCCTGGAACAGTGCGCTCTCCCCGACGTCAGCCGCCGCCGAACAGGCAGCTGGTGACTGGCTCAAGGAGCTTCTGGGGTTGCCGGCGAACGCCTCGGCCGGGTTCGTGACCGGAGCTCAGGCGGCGAACACGGTCGCGCTTGCCGCTGCTCGCAATCACGTACTCGCTCAGGTCGGTTGGGACGTGGAAGCCAACGGACTGAACGGAGCTCCCAAGGTCCGGATCCTGGCGGGCGACGAACGGCACGCCACGATCGATCGCTCGCTGCGCCTGCTCGGGTTCGGCACGAACTCGCTGGAACTCGTCCGGACCAAGGCCAACGGAGTGATCGACCTCGACGACCTGCGAGCCCGGTTGGCCGGTAACCAAGACCCACTGATCGTCTGCCTCCAAGCAGGAAACGTGAACACCGGCGCAACGGACGCCCTGACCGAAGCCTGCCAAATAGTCCGCCACCACAGCATCCCCGCAGCTCCCCACCTCGCGAGTGCCGGCGGCACGGCAACTGTCGACGGCGATACCAGCAGCGCGGCGACTGCCGGACACGCAGCAGATGCCGACGCTGCAGCAACCACCGGCACTGCGGCCGACGCCGGCAACGCGGCGACTGCCGGACACGCAGCAGATGCCGACGCTGCAGCAACCACCGGCAGTGCGGCCGACGCTGGTGGTGCAGCGGCTGGCAGGCGTGCCGGGTGGGTGCATGTGGATGGGGCGTTTGGGTTGTGGGCGGCGGTTGGTGCTGGGGTGCGGGATCAGGTGGCGGGGGTTGAGTTGGCGGACTCGTGGGGGTGCGACGGTCACAAGTGGCTCAACCTGCCGTACGACAGCGGTTTCGTGTTCACCGCGCATCCCGAGTCCCACTACGCGGCGCTCGCGTTGACCGCTTCTTACATGGTGGATTCAGGCGAGCGGGAGCCCGGTGACTACGCGATGGAGTCGTCCAGAAGGGCTCGCGGTCTGGCTGTCTGGGCCGGTCTGCAAGAGCTCGGCCGCGACGGCGTGAGCGCGGTGGTGGACCGTTGTTGCGCGTTGGCCCGGCGGTTCGCCGGGCAACTCGAGGCGGCCGGCTGCGAGATCGGCAACGAGGTGGTCCTCAATCAGGTGCTGGTGTCGTTCGGCTCCGATGCCGAGACCGATCGCGTGATCGCCGCCGTACAAGATGAAGGCGTCTGCTGGATGGGCGGCACCACCTGGCGAAACCGCCGCTACATGCGCATCTCGGTTTCCAACCACCTGACCACCGAGTCCGACGTCGACCGCTCGATCCAGTCCATCCTCACCGCCCATTCCGCCTGA
- a CDS encoding acyl-CoA thioesterase, which produces MTDTPASRSTAATRLAVSHITAQNETNLLGTVHGGVVMTLVDSVAGVVAARHSGGAAVTASMDEMVFVVPVRVGDVVHFSAQVNWTGRSSMEIGVRITADRWDSVSPQVHVATAYLVFVAVDEEGKPRQVPQVVPETDEDRRRLREAEIRRSHRLARRQAIIASREAPE; this is translated from the coding sequence ATGACCGACACGCCGGCCTCCCGGTCGACCGCGGCAACCCGGTTGGCGGTCTCGCACATCACTGCGCAGAACGAGACCAACCTGCTCGGCACCGTGCATGGTGGTGTGGTGATGACACTGGTCGACTCGGTCGCGGGCGTGGTCGCCGCCCGGCACTCAGGTGGTGCGGCCGTGACCGCCTCGATGGACGAGATGGTGTTCGTTGTCCCGGTCCGGGTCGGCGATGTCGTGCACTTCAGCGCGCAGGTCAACTGGACGGGCCGGAGCTCGATGGAGATCGGCGTACGCATCACTGCCGATCGCTGGGACTCAGTCAGCCCACAGGTGCACGTCGCCACGGCGTACCTGGTGTTCGTGGCGGTGGACGAGGAGGGCAAGCCGCGTCAGGTCCCGCAGGTCGTGCCGGAGACCGACGAGGACCGTAGAAGGCTGCGCGAGGCCGAGATCCGCCGCAGTCATCGGCTGGCCCGGCGGCAGGCGATCATCGCTTCGCGGGAGGCTCCGGAGTGA